In the genome of Clostridium sp. 'White wine YQ', the window GCTGCAAAACATCCTTTTAAATTAGTGCTCATAGTTCTATCTACATAAATATGATCATTTTCAATTTTGAGTCCTGGAACTAATTGGGCTGGTGAAATAGAATCTCTTAAAAAGAATATCCCATCAACAGATACTTCTGATTTCTTTAATTGAAGTTTTGTAACAGCTCCATCTCCAATAACTTTTTCAGGGATATCTTCAATAACTTCTATTGATGAATTTATATTAAATTCTCCCTTATACATGGGAATATAATATACTTTAGAAGCTAATTCTGATACATAGTTAGCCTCTTCTTCACCTTCTGTATTATACCCTATTATTGCAACATCTTTCCCTCTATATAAAGGAGCATCACAAGTTGCACAGTATCCAACACCTTTTCCTAAAAAAGCCTCTTCTCCTTCAATAGGTCTTGAAAATTCAACCCCAGTAGATAAAATTACTGTTGTTGCTTCATATATTTTATCATTTACCATAAGTGA includes:
- a CDS encoding NAD(P)/FAD-dependent oxidoreductase; the protein is MSERYDIAIIGSGPAGLSAAINAKIRNKKYIIFGNKELSTKLIKAPKVNNYLGLPGVKGVDLKDAFQKHIDEMGIEITYERVNNVYAMGEYYSLMVNDKIYEATTVILSTGVEFSRPIEGEEAFLGKGVGYCATCDAPLYRGKDVAIIGYNTEGEEEANYVSELASKVYYIPMYKGEFNINSSIEVIEDIPEKVIGDGAVTKLQLKKSEVSVDGIFFLRDSISPAQLVPGLKIENDHIYVDRTMSTNLKGCFAAGDCVGKPYQYIKAAGEGLIAALSAVSYLDKR